A section of the Acyrthosiphon pisum isolate AL4f unplaced genomic scaffold, pea_aphid_22Mar2018_4r6ur Scaffold_19301;HRSCAF=19986, whole genome shotgun sequence genome encodes:
- the LOC107885847 gene encoding uncharacterized protein LOC107885847 — translation MRKARKKIIPPLPPTLDALKEYLEQHLDRYKCCGHSFYQDYTIDNHGKYTVIFGCIDLIRKVVNQGGEEVHADATFKVVPSRPNCRQLFIMHMIIQNHSIPVIYILMESKTETAYTQVLMKCKVLFPEIKPICIMTDFEVALQNAFKIVYPDAIQHACFFHYVQVFVC, via the exons ATGCGTAAAGctcgtaaaaaaattattccacCATTACCACCTACACTGGATGCATTAAAAGAGTACCTTGAACAACATTTGGATAGATATAAATGTTGTGGTCATTCATTCTATCAAGATTATACTATTGATAATCATGGAAAGTATACAGTGATATTTGGTTGTATTGATCTTATCCGTAAAGTGGTTAATCAAGGCGGCGAAGAGGTGCATGCTGATGCAACGTTTAAGGTTGTACCATCTCGACCAAATTGCAGACAGTTATTTATAATGCATATGATCATTCAAAACCAT tcTATACCagtgatatatatattgatGGAATCAAAAACTGAGACAGCATACACTCAAGTTTTGATGAAGTGTAAAGTTCTATTTCCAGAAATTAAGCCAATATGTATAATGACTGACTTTGAAGTTGCATTACAGAatgcttttaaaattgtatatccaGATGCAATTCAACATGCTTGTTTTTTTCACTATGTCCAGgtatttgtttgttaa